A region from the Wansuia hejianensis genome encodes:
- a CDS encoding branched-chain amino acid ABC transporter permease gives MIDLIISAVLKGGMYILISMGLSLVYGVMKIPNFAHGEFYLIGAYCAYVGLSMLGLPGIVVLVLAAVMGFVFGAIIERLTFNPLRKRSKSDWSLNTFLVTAGISFVIQNVAQMIFGAEFLGVEKIWAGSLNIAGINIPMDRMIAFVVAIAVVIFFWAFLKKTRTGNAITAVSENEEGAMLMGVQINSIHTLTFALSSMLAAIAGAALISITPAYPSMGLKPLYAAWFVVILVGLGNLEATIVGAFIVSFIEVFATYYVGAAWADAVSLSVIVVILLIKPTGLFGKRVKV, from the coding sequence ATGATTGACTTAATTATCAGCGCTGTTCTGAAGGGAGGTATGTACATCCTGATCAGTATGGGCTTGTCGCTGGTTTATGGTGTCATGAAGATACCGAACTTTGCTCATGGAGAGTTTTATCTGATAGGCGCGTATTGTGCATATGTGGGGCTTTCCATGTTGGGACTTCCTGGTATTGTTGTCCTCGTTCTGGCAGCAGTGATGGGTTTTGTGTTTGGGGCAATTATCGAGCGGTTGACATTTAATCCGCTGAGAAAGCGTTCAAAATCTGATTGGAGTTTGAACACATTTCTTGTAACAGCAGGTATTAGTTTCGTGATTCAGAATGTTGCGCAGATGATCTTTGGCGCAGAATTCCTTGGTGTTGAAAAAATTTGGGCGGGTTCTCTTAATATAGCCGGTATCAATATCCCGATGGATCGTATGATCGCGTTTGTTGTTGCAATTGCAGTCGTTATTTTCTTCTGGGCTTTCCTGAAAAAGACCAGAACAGGAAATGCCATCACAGCAGTTTCCGAGAACGAAGAGGGAGCTATGCTGATGGGTGTACAGATCAATTCAATCCATACGCTGACCTTTGCGTTGAGCAGTATGCTGGCAGCGATTGCGGGAGCCGCGCTGATTTCCATCACGCCGGCATATCCTTCCATGGGGTTAAAACCTCTGTATGCGGCATGGTTTGTAGTAATTCTGGTAGGCCTTGGCAATTTGGAAGCGACTATTGTAGGCGCGTTCATAGTTTCGTTTATTGAAGTGTTTGCGACGTATTATGTGGGTGCTGCTTGGGCAGATGCCGTATCACTTTCTGTTATCGTAGTGATTCTACTGATTAAGCCGACCGGATTGTTTGGTAAGAGAGTGAAAGTATAA